In one window of Leptospira sp. GIMC2001 DNA:
- a CDS encoding thiamine pyrophosphate-binding protein, whose product MDHKIIWHKVLEDRNFLKENRVMTVSAGHKQVCLSHFDGGFHAISNKCPHQGGPLGEGSIENGLLRCPWHGWDFNPKGGNSDGFDDGLAAYPIKIEGNSIFVGMEEEPEHKLTVSDLMAETMVRCGVNRVFGMVGHSNLGLADAFRRLEEQDKLKFIGIRHEGAASFAASAYGKLTGKPAACFAIAGPGSTNMFTGLWDAKVDRAPILALTGQVATQVVGTGNFQEVDLVRAFQTVAEFNHRVENTSKHTELMMLAIKHAIIKRDVSHLTFPDQVQTIPAESFHPKSLNKRMTSLRILPAEDIINELISKIKSSKKPTIIVGHGARFNMKEIIGFAETIHAPVMTTFKGKGQISDAHPLGCGVLGRSGTPIASYFMNESDLLIVIGSSFSNHTGITPKKPIIQIDFDPMALAKFHKIDLPVFGEISETMKLIIQSKEKFVASQIDQRSEIKKRWEIWREEKERRLLEDNNKGVSSIRIFESLTKHISDDAIICVDVGNNAYSLGRYFECKSQTFLMSGYLGSIGFALPASLGAWAAVGDERQIVVVAGDGGISQYLAEITTIVKYKMPIKIIVLNNNELGKISKEQRSGGWDKWATELVNPNFSEFAKSCGAYGESISKNQEVSDAIQRLFKVKGPGLLEIHSDVDLI is encoded by the coding sequence ATGGATCATAAAATTATATGGCATAAGGTTTTAGAAGATCGTAATTTTCTAAAAGAAAATAGAGTAATGACTGTATCGGCTGGACATAAACAAGTTTGCCTATCGCATTTTGATGGAGGCTTTCATGCAATATCGAATAAATGTCCTCACCAAGGTGGTCCGCTAGGAGAAGGCTCAATTGAAAATGGTTTACTGAGATGTCCTTGGCATGGATGGGACTTCAATCCTAAGGGTGGAAATTCAGATGGTTTTGATGATGGTCTAGCTGCATATCCAATCAAAATCGAAGGCAATAGTATTTTTGTCGGAATGGAAGAAGAACCGGAACACAAATTAACTGTTTCGGATCTCATGGCAGAGACTATGGTAAGATGCGGAGTGAATCGAGTTTTTGGAATGGTTGGACATTCAAATCTGGGACTCGCAGATGCCTTTCGTCGATTAGAAGAGCAAGATAAATTGAAGTTTATTGGGATTCGTCATGAAGGAGCAGCTTCATTTGCAGCTTCCGCCTATGGAAAGTTAACTGGAAAGCCTGCTGCATGTTTTGCAATTGCTGGTCCTGGAAGTACGAATATGTTTACAGGACTCTGGGATGCAAAAGTCGATCGAGCTCCCATTCTTGCACTAACCGGACAGGTTGCAACACAGGTAGTCGGAACTGGCAATTTTCAAGAAGTGGATTTGGTACGAGCTTTTCAAACTGTAGCCGAATTCAATCATAGAGTGGAGAATACTTCCAAGCACACAGAACTAATGATGCTCGCAATCAAGCATGCCATAATAAAAAGAGATGTTTCTCATCTAACATTTCCAGATCAAGTTCAAACAATTCCCGCTGAAAGCTTCCATCCCAAATCATTGAATAAGAGAATGACCTCATTGAGAATATTACCAGCCGAGGATATAATCAATGAACTAATCAGCAAAATTAAATCATCTAAGAAGCCTACGATTATAGTAGGACATGGTGCAAGGTTTAATATGAAAGAAATTATTGGATTTGCAGAAACAATCCATGCACCTGTGATGACTACTTTTAAGGGTAAAGGTCAGATTTCCGACGCTCACCCTCTTGGTTGTGGCGTTCTCGGTAGATCGGGAACCCCGATAGCTTCCTATTTTATGAATGAATCAGACCTACTGATTGTAATTGGCTCTTCTTTTTCTAATCATACAGGTATTACTCCTAAGAAACCAATTATCCAAATTGATTTCGATCCAATGGCTTTGGCAAAATTTCACAAAATCGACTTGCCAGTGTTTGGTGAAATTTCCGAAACAATGAAATTAATTATTCAATCCAAAGAAAAATTTGTCGCAAGTCAAATTGACCAAAGATCTGAGATCAAAAAAAGATGGGAGATTTGGAGAGAAGAAAAAGAGAGAAGATTATTAGAGGACAACAACAAGGGAGTAAGTTCAATTAGAATTTTTGAATCACTTACTAAGCATATATCGGACGATGCTATAATCTGCGTCGATGTGGGAAATAATGCCTATTCATTAGGACGCTATTTCGAATGTAAATCTCAGACATTTCTTATGTCAGGATATCTGGGTTCCATAGGATTTGCTTTACCTGCATCCTTGGGAGCATGGGCAGCTGTTGGAGATGAACGTCAAATAGTTGTGGTTGCAGGTGATGGGGGAATCAGTCAATATCTTGCTGAAATTACGACAATAGTCAAATACAAAATGCCCATCAAAATCATTGTCTTAAATAATAATGAATTAGGGAAAATCTCGAAAGAACAACGATCAGGTGGATGGGACAAATGGGCAACAGAACTTGTGAATCCGAATTTTTCTGAATTCGCTAAAAGTTGCGGAGCCTATGGTGAAAGTATTTCCAAAAATCAAGAAGTCAGTGATGCAATCCAAAGATTATTCAAAGTGAAAGGTCCTGGTCTATTGGAAATCCATTCCGACGTTGATCTAATATAG
- a CDS encoding 7TM diverse intracellular signaling domain-containing protein: protein MSRSFSLSFSLFFYLFIGIFPIHNLFSESVKSNLLNNIEVDGESINPDFIFLEDKTAKLGYEEIKSLKTSNEFRISPSKSPNFGYTNSRYWIHFDLYNSLDRNENLILEITSILDYIDLYYEKDGELIHKQAGKWKEVESRDLIHRNFLFYIPMDASESLSIFMSFESEGAMLLPITIHTQNSFILKDHKEQYLYGIYFGIMFVMVFYNLFLYLSVKDVSYIYYVFYITCFGFFQAGMWGFGHEIFWSWNLWWAAHSLPFFVASASLFASLFAASFLQLKSRSPRFFKIFIGIESIAFGLMIYSILGKYLLAIQLSIFLGVFTSVLLIGTGIYSWKKGYRAARFFVFAWMMLVLGVVAIGFRNFGLLPYIPIINISPQIGSALEVILLSFALADRINILKREKEALQKNALELQKRMTDSFARFVPVEFIRYLGKTDLVSVELGDASEKTMTVLFSDIRSFTSISELMTPEENFRFLNGYLSRVGPTIRRERGFIDKYIGDSIMALFPENPDDAIRASLDIFRELNDYNIWMQEKNQQPIAIGTALHTGNLIIGTIGETLRMDTTVISDAVNLTSRLESLTRDYGVPMIISSDTLNALNENIWTMRSLGITRVKGKMEPIRIYEVIDAEKSELKSQKLEYLNQFNNALEHFNNKEYEKSYELFSVIATKVPNDKPAILFAEKSKVAIKN from the coding sequence ATGTCTCGTTCGTTCAGCCTGTCTTTTAGTTTATTTTTTTACTTATTCATTGGAATTTTTCCTATTCACAATTTGTTTTCTGAATCTGTGAAATCCAATTTACTCAATAACATTGAAGTCGATGGAGAATCAATAAACCCAGATTTCATTTTCTTGGAGGATAAGACAGCAAAGCTTGGTTACGAAGAAATAAAATCATTAAAGACCTCCAATGAATTCCGAATATCACCTTCCAAATCTCCTAATTTCGGTTACACAAATTCTAGATATTGGATACATTTTGATTTATACAATTCATTAGATAGAAATGAGAATCTGATCCTGGAAATAACATCTATTCTTGATTATATAGATTTATATTATGAGAAGGATGGCGAATTGATTCATAAGCAAGCCGGCAAGTGGAAGGAAGTTGAATCAAGAGATTTAATACATAGAAATTTCCTCTTTTACATTCCTATGGATGCAAGTGAGTCTCTATCAATATTTATGAGTTTTGAAAGTGAAGGCGCTATGTTACTTCCGATTACAATTCATACTCAGAATTCGTTTATACTAAAAGATCATAAAGAGCAATATTTATACGGTATTTATTTTGGTATAATGTTTGTAATGGTTTTCTATAATTTATTTTTATATCTATCTGTTAAAGATGTTTCATATATTTATTATGTTTTTTATATAACGTGTTTTGGATTCTTTCAAGCGGGTATGTGGGGATTCGGACATGAAATTTTCTGGAGTTGGAATCTATGGTGGGCGGCTCACAGTCTTCCTTTTTTTGTAGCTTCCGCATCACTATTTGCATCGTTGTTTGCTGCAAGTTTTCTCCAACTCAAATCTCGATCTCCGCGTTTTTTCAAAATTTTTATTGGTATTGAGTCAATTGCTTTTGGATTGATGATTTACTCTATACTCGGCAAGTATTTACTCGCAATTCAGCTATCGATATTTCTTGGAGTTTTTACTTCCGTATTGTTGATAGGAACGGGAATTTATTCTTGGAAAAAAGGATATAGGGCAGCTCGGTTTTTTGTATTCGCATGGATGATGTTAGTATTAGGAGTCGTTGCGATTGGGTTTAGAAATTTTGGCCTGCTTCCATATATTCCAATAATAAATATAAGTCCTCAGATCGGTTCAGCACTGGAGGTGATTCTTCTTTCATTTGCCCTTGCTGATCGAATCAATATTCTGAAAAGAGAAAAGGAAGCCTTGCAGAAAAATGCATTGGAATTACAGAAGCGAATGACTGACTCTTTTGCGAGATTCGTCCCAGTTGAGTTTATTAGATATCTAGGCAAAACTGATCTCGTAAGTGTAGAATTAGGTGATGCATCTGAGAAAACCATGACTGTATTATTTTCTGATATTCGATCTTTCACGTCCATTTCAGAACTAATGACTCCAGAAGAAAATTTTCGTTTTCTAAATGGTTATCTAAGTCGCGTTGGTCCAACGATTCGACGTGAGAGAGGGTTTATAGATAAATACATCGGTGATTCTATTATGGCGTTATTTCCCGAAAATCCAGATGATGCAATCAGAGCATCTCTGGATATATTTAGAGAATTAAATGATTATAATATTTGGATGCAAGAAAAAAATCAACAACCGATAGCGATTGGAACAGCTTTACATACTGGCAATCTGATCATCGGAACTATAGGCGAGACGCTACGTATGGATACGACTGTGATTTCCGATGCTGTAAATCTTACTTCCAGATTGGAAAGTTTGACACGTGACTACGGAGTTCCCATGATTATTAGTAGTGACACTTTGAACGCACTGAATGAAAATATTTGGACAATGAGGAGTTTGGGAATTACAAGAGTTAAGGGCAAAATGGAGCCAATCCGCATATATGAAGTGATAGATGCCGAGAAGTCAGAATTGAAATCTCAGAAATTAGAATATTTGAATCAATTTAATAATGCTCTGGAGCATTTTAATAATAAGGAATATGAGAAATCCTACGAGCTTTTTAGTGTGATTGCAACAAAGGTTCCAAATGACAAGCCAGCTATTTTATTTGCTGAAAAGTCTAAAGTCGCAATTAAAAACTAG
- a CDS encoding B12-binding domain-containing radical SAM protein produces MAKKIMTEAKVLVVTGSFLVDHKSTAKSFIVKQFAKFGFDSHQWLEHRIKTIIAEVVLAGEIKKIFLRKTKEFKDQFNDFFNKKNQNDSPYLTEVILTTLLEKEQIQCTSITLDEIFLNQSLFSDLLEEHEVVFISSTYLKDLGELKSIIKLFKTKHNRLVIGGALAGSIYKYWEGEKDLDILAIGYGEYLVPAIAEWIRSSFKEIHPPKNGRIVRTQHSIFLFSGVPDTLSLDKLTVPNWALSEVKNNRKFNLIYYESVRGCPYRCAFCNYPFLFDDTKFRMKSAEKIFEDWKYYINELNIEFIVCLDSLFTMPKQRLVKLCNLIIGENLKIKWTCYARADDLCDETVVLLLKEAGCIQVQIGIESGDPTILKNMNKKLGIEKNHLALSLCRKHGLTTVASIIVGFPGENKDTIYNTLNFLKKSPPDFIFVAVFSVRIREVPILSEINRNKFNLKIIESNQSMSPYWKHETMDCYEAVHWTSFLVKQLILNKISLDAALFQKEMLYYDSTMREALLDFQKSAWNGRFISKIMFKILNFVIDHYLRRDLRKSDMLRF; encoded by the coding sequence TTGGCAAAAAAAATTATGACAGAAGCCAAAGTATTGGTTGTTACAGGGAGCTTCCTTGTTGATCATAAATCCACTGCTAAAAGCTTTATCGTCAAACAATTCGCTAAATTTGGATTTGATAGCCATCAATGGTTGGAGCATCGAATCAAAACAATTATTGCAGAAGTAGTGCTTGCCGGTGAAATAAAAAAAATATTCTTACGAAAGACAAAAGAATTCAAAGATCAGTTTAATGATTTTTTTAATAAAAAAAATCAAAATGATTCTCCATACTTAACCGAAGTAATACTTACTACACTTTTGGAAAAAGAACAAATCCAATGTACATCCATAACACTTGATGAAATTTTTTTAAATCAATCACTGTTTAGTGATTTGCTCGAAGAGCACGAAGTTGTTTTTATCTCCTCAACTTATCTAAAGGATCTAGGTGAGTTGAAATCTATAATTAAATTATTCAAAACTAAGCACAATCGTTTAGTAATTGGTGGTGCACTTGCAGGAAGCATATACAAGTATTGGGAAGGAGAAAAAGATCTAGATATCTTGGCAATTGGTTACGGAGAATATCTGGTGCCAGCAATCGCCGAATGGATTCGATCTAGTTTTAAAGAAATTCACCCTCCAAAGAATGGACGAATTGTTAGAACTCAACATAGTATATTCTTATTTAGCGGTGTTCCCGATACGTTGTCTTTAGATAAGCTTACAGTTCCAAATTGGGCTCTTTCTGAAGTGAAAAATAATAGAAAATTCAATCTTATTTATTATGAAAGTGTTCGAGGTTGTCCTTATCGATGTGCATTTTGTAACTATCCATTCCTTTTTGATGATACAAAGTTTAGGATGAAATCTGCAGAAAAAATATTTGAGGATTGGAAATATTATATTAACGAACTTAATATAGAATTTATTGTTTGTTTAGATTCTTTATTCACAATGCCTAAGCAAAGATTGGTTAAGTTATGCAATCTTATTATAGGAGAAAATCTGAAGATAAAATGGACTTGTTATGCAAGAGCAGACGATCTTTGTGATGAAACCGTGGTTTTGCTTTTAAAGGAAGCTGGATGTATACAAGTCCAAATTGGAATTGAATCTGGTGATCCTACTATTTTAAAGAATATGAATAAAAAATTAGGTATAGAAAAAAATCATTTGGCACTTTCCTTATGTAGAAAGCATGGATTAACAACAGTCGCCTCAATTATTGTTGGGTTTCCTGGAGAAAATAAAGATACGATTTACAATACTTTAAATTTTTTAAAAAAATCACCTCCTGATTTTATATTCGTAGCTGTATTTAGCGTAAGAATAAGAGAGGTACCGATCCTGTCTGAGATAAATAGGAATAAATTCAATCTTAAGATTATTGAATCTAACCAAAGCATGTCACCTTATTGGAAACATGAAACTATGGATTGTTATGAAGCAGTCCATTGGACATCGTTTCTTGTTAAACAATTGATTCTAAACAAAATTTCCCTAGATGCAGCTCTATTTCAGAAAGAGATGCTTTATTATGATTCAACAATGAGAGAAGCACTTTTGGATTTTCAAAAAAGCGCTTGGAATGGCAGGTTTATTTCAAAAATTATGTTTAAAATTTTAAATTTTGTTATAGATCACTATTTGAGGCGGGATTTGAGAAAAAGCGATATGCTTCGTTTTTAA
- a CDS encoding Rieske 2Fe-2S domain-containing protein: protein MNLPSSWYYVSSSRSIKRKKLHSFEIAQYSIVLYRNSRNLIIALESRCSHLGTNLSNGFIEKDELVCPLHHWHFDEDGNCIKNSCKNKNIQFKQTKFPTQEAFGSIFVFLGDDFFQFPMVPNFENFIFKSLPKVNLETDWFTVGANGYDTLHLSIVHKRGLKEEPILTFPEKHIFIMETKAFVEGKNISDRIIKFISKDSITAKISSFGGVFIVLESNLHTRQTLLLVFLQPNKDNVNIIAIAGIRRSIFFVDFFKKYISAYFFKKFLFKDIKPLSKMKLRIENMKLDPVLKNYHKYLQNLKQI, encoded by the coding sequence TTGAATTTACCGTCTTCCTGGTATTATGTTTCTAGCAGCAGATCTATAAAAAGAAAAAAACTGCACTCCTTCGAAATAGCTCAATATTCAATTGTCCTGTATCGAAATTCTAGAAATTTGATTATAGCTCTTGAATCAAGGTGTTCACATCTTGGGACAAACCTCAGTAATGGTTTCATAGAGAAAGACGAATTGGTCTGCCCATTGCACCATTGGCATTTTGATGAAGATGGTAATTGCATAAAAAACTCATGCAAAAATAAGAATATTCAATTTAAGCAAACCAAATTTCCAACGCAAGAAGCTTTTGGATCAATTTTTGTTTTCCTTGGAGATGATTTTTTTCAATTTCCTATGGTTCCGAATTTTGAAAATTTTATTTTCAAATCTTTACCTAAAGTAAATCTAGAAACCGATTGGTTTACAGTTGGAGCGAACGGCTATGACACCCTGCATTTATCTATTGTTCATAAACGCGGGTTGAAAGAAGAGCCGATCCTTACTTTTCCAGAAAAGCATATTTTTATCATGGAAACGAAAGCATTCGTTGAAGGTAAAAATATATCGGATAGAATTATCAAATTTATTTCGAAGGATTCAATTACAGCAAAGATCTCATCTTTTGGAGGTGTATTCATAGTCTTAGAATCGAATTTACATACTAGACAAACATTGTTATTGGTCTTCTTACAACCAAATAAAGATAATGTGAATATCATAGCTATAGCCGGGATTCGAAGAAGTATATTCTTTGTGGATTTTTTTAAGAAATATATTTCAGCTTACTTTTTTAAAAAATTTCTCTTCAAAGATATAAAACCATTGAGTAAAATGAAATTGAGAATCGAAAATATGAAACTTGATCCAGTACTTAAAAATTATCATAAATATTTACAAAATCTAAAACAAATATAG